A genomic segment from Triticum dicoccoides isolate Atlit2015 ecotype Zavitan chromosome 1A, WEW_v2.0, whole genome shotgun sequence encodes:
- the LOC119368551 gene encoding IQ domain-containing protein IQM1-like, producing the protein MGLYRRTWSEVLGTEISSPRTHKFDMVNKIPAPWDEQKKNMTLKSQGQEHLFSKATLMHSVSFKQWRGGEESTGSVQNKSKQSLVNGIQDRRNSDALSPNVSSSPKCELDAAAVKLQKVYKSYRTRRNLADCAVVVEELWWKALDFASLKHSSISFFNGGKPETAASRWARARTRAAKVGKGLSKNGKAQKLALQHWLEAIDPRHRYGHNLHIYYDVWSRSESTEPFFYWLDIGEGKEINLENCPRSKLQGQCVKYLGPQERQHYEVVIEGGKLMFKQTGVLVHTSDDSKWIFVLSTTKAFYVGQKKKGSFQHSSFLAGGAITCAGRLVVKDGILKAIWPYSGHYLPTEDNFRDFIRFLQENDVSLTDVKKSAVDKHDEYPLLSNSDAQPEHVENNDAAGAAAQDLTEVEIDGVLTGEAYHGSADHDDMSDAEEDAGTPVDSHTTDTEEEEEANNISEQRPPASVDRSKNHQTCRWSTGTGPRIRCVRDYPQDLQSRALEHVNLSPRLAGSPSRKRDPVPSPRPSPGMILSPRLASVGFQPRTVSLTLPDFKRSRLQ; encoded by the exons ATGGGATTGTATCGTCGCACGTGGTCTGAAGTTCTTGGCACAGAGATCTCCAGTCCGAGGACACACAAATTCGACATGGTTAACAAAATCCCAGCTCCTTGGGATGAACAGAAGAAGAACATGACACTGAAATCACAAGGCCAAGAACATCTCTTCTCCAAGGCCACACTGATGCACTCTGTGAGTTTCAAACAGTGGCGAGGAGGAGAGGAATCCACAGGTTCAGTTCAGAATAAGAGCAAACAGAGCCTGGTAAATGGCATCCAAGACCGACGCAACTCTGACGCATTGAGCCCCAATGTTTCATCCAGCCCCAAATGTGAGCTTGATGCCGCAGCCGTGAAACTTCAAAAGGTTTACAAGAGTTACCGGACCAGGAGAAACCTCGCCGACTGCGCAGTCGTCGTAGAGGAGCTATG GTGGAAAGCACTGGACTTTGCATCACTGAAGCACAGCTCGATATCGTTCTTCAACGGCGGAAAGCCCGAAACGGCGGCGTCGCGGTGGGCGAGGGCAAGGACAAGAGCGGCTAAG GTTGGCAAGGGGTTATCTAAGAACGGGAAGGCTCAGAAGCTGGCATTGCAGCACTGGCTCGAAGCT ATTGACCCTAGGCATCGATATGGGCACAATTTGCATATCTATTATGATGTCTGGTCCAGGAGTGAGAGTACGGAGCCCTTTTTCTATTG GTTAGACATTGGGGAGGGCAAAGAAATAAATCTTGAGAATTGCCCTAGGAGTAAACTTCAGGGGCAGTGCGTCAAGTACCTTGGACCA CAAGAGAGGCAACACTATGAAGTTGTTATTGAGGGTGGCAAACTTATGTTCAAACAAACCGGGGTTCTTGTGCACACTTCGGATGACTCCAAGTGGATTTTTGTCCTCAGCACCACAAAGGCATTCTATGTTGGCCAG AAGAAGAAAGGATCGTTTCAGCATTCCAGCTTCCTAGCTGGTGGAGCCATAACATGTGCTGGACGATTGGTGGTCAAAGATGGAATTCTCAAG GCAATATGGCCATACAGTGGCCACTACCTTCCAACGGAAGACAACTTCAGAGATTTCATTCGCTTCCTTCAGGAGAACGACGTTAGCCTCACCGATGTCAAG AAATCTGCTGTCGACAAACATGACGAGTACCCGTTGCTGAGCAACTCTGACGCTCAGCCTGAACATGTTGAGAATAACGATGCAGCAGGTGCCGCTGCTCAAGATCTGACAGAAGTTGAGATAGACGGCGTCCTCACCGGCGAGGCATATCATGGATCGGCCGACCACGATGACATGAGCGATGCTGAGGAAGATGCCGGCACTCCGGTGGACTCCCACACCACCgacaccgaagaagaagaagaggccaaTAATATTTCAGAGCAGCGGCCGCCTGCAAGTGTCGATCGTAGCAAGAACCATCAGACGTGCCGGTGGTCGACGGGCACCGGTCCACGCATCCGGTGCGTGCGCGACTACCCGCAGGACCTCCAGTCCAGGGCCCTCGAGCACGTCAACCTCTCGCCCAGGCTCGCCGGCTCGCCGTCGAGGAAGAGGGACCCGGTGCCCTCGCCGCGCCCCAGCCCGGGGATGATACTCTCGCCGAGGCTCGCGTCCGTCGGGTTCCAGCCCCGGACGGTGTCTCTCACGCTCCCAGACTTCAAGAGGAGCAGATTGCAGTGA